The genomic region ATAGCGAGGTACGGCGCGTGCGGCAGGCTCTGCTTCCAGGTATCGGTTCGGGTGCCGTCGTTGTTTTTGCGCGACGACACCAGCAGCCCGTTGGAAAGGGTTTTCTGCCCCGCTTCCACCGTGAGGCTGACTTCCTGGGTCATGCGCTGGTTGGGCCGGTCGATGGTGGGAAACCAGCAGGAGTTGCCCTCCGTTTCGCCCTGGGTCCAGAGCTGGCGCGGCTTGGTTTTGTCGGTGCCCAGCGGATTGATGAAGTACAGGCCCTTGTCCTGGGTGATGGCCGCGCTGCCGCCTACTTCCAGCTCATTGGGTTTGGCCACGTACTGAATCCGAACCTGGCAAAGCTCGGTGCGGGAGTAGGTGCGGTCCAGCGCAATGGTCAGCTTTTTCTTGTCGTAAGTATAGGTCAGGTTCTTTTCTTTTCCCCCGTTTACAAGGCGCACGTTTTTCACGTCGAAGCCCTTGGCGTCAAGCACAAGCTGATTTTGCGGGTAGAAATGCGGCCGGACAGTGAGCGTAGCCGTTCCCAGCAGCCATTGTTTGGCCCAGTCGAAACGGACGTCGAGTTTGGTATCTAGCAGGTCGTGGAGAATGGTGGCGGCTGGCTGCACCGGATTGGTAGGCGGTAGCCACGAGGGTACTACCAGAATAGACGATGCCGCTTCAGGGGCCGGGGTCGATTCAGATTTCTTGTGCGTAGCTGCTTTGCTGCCTGCCGGCTTAATGCTCCTAACAACCTGGGCAGAAGCTTGAAACTGACACGCAAGGACCAGTCCCAGAATGCTGAGAACCGAATATTTCATGCGTTGATGCGATAGGTATATGGGTCCTCAAGTTCCGAAATTATTTGAGATTTGGCCTATCTTTAAGCCCATTTCCGCCCCTCCTCCTCCCCTTCCTATGCTACAGGTTAGCACCAGCCCCACCCAAACTTGGGCCGTAGATTATCGTGCCACCGGCGCCATCACCCTAGACGGCCAGCCGTTTGCCTGGGATTTGGTGGTGCTGGGTCCGGGCCGCTTTCATGTACTGCACGACGGCCGCTCGTACGTGGCCGAAGTGGTTAGCGCGGATTACGCTACCAAATCGTTTCAGTTTAAGCTCAACGGGCAGCAGCTGGAAGTGCAGGCCAAAGACCGGTTCGATTTGCTGCTCGACAAGCTGGGCATGAACAACGCAGCCGCCAGCAAAGTAAACGAGCTGAAGGCCCCCATGCCGGGCCTGATCGTGGATATCCGGGTGGCCCCGGGCCAGCAAGTGCAAAAGGGCGACCCGCTGCTGGTGCTGGAGGCCATGAAGATGGAGAACATTCTGAAAGCGCCCGGCGACGGCACTGTGGGGGCCATCAAAATCGGCCTGCGCGACAACGTAACCAAGGGCCAGGTGCTGATTCAGTTCAGCTAACCAGCCTGCTCAGGCCCTGCGCCCAGCGAGGGTGCGCACCTCATACCGTTTTTACACTTAATTCCTCCGACGTTGAAGTACACCCGAATTCTGCTTAAGCTAAGCGGCGAAGCCCTGATGGGCCAACAGCAATACGGCATTGATGCCGTCCGGCTGATGCAATACGCTGAGGAAATCAAGAAAGTAGCCGCCACCGGTACCCAGGTAGCGGTGGTGATTGGCGGCGGCAATATCTTCCGGGGTGTGCAGGCCGAAGCCTTTGGCCTCGACCGGGTGCAGGGCGACTACATGGGCATGCTGGCCACGGTCATCAACTCCATGGCGCTGCAGAGCGCTCTGGAGAAGCTCAACGTGAATACGCGCCTGCTGTCGGGCGTTACCATTCAGCGGGTGTGCGAGCCGTATATCCGCCGGCGGGCCCTGCGCCATTTGGAGAAAGGCCGGGTCGTGATTTTCGGGGCCGGTATCGGCTCGCCGTATTTCACCACCGACTCGGCGGCTTCGCTGCGGGCCATCGAAATTGAGGCAGATGTGGTGCTGAAGGGCACCCGCGTGGATGGCATCTATACGGCCGACCCGGAGAAAGACCCCACCGCCGTGCGCTACCCCACCATTACGTTTGATGAGGTGATGGCCAAAAACCTGAACGTGATGGACATGACGGCCTTCACGCTCTGCAAGGAAAACAACCTGCCCATCATCGTTTTCGATATGAACAAGGAAGGCAACCTGCAGCGGCTTATCGAGGGCGAAACAGTGGGCACCTTGGTGACGATGGAACACCCGAAGCCAACGGAAACCAACAGCACCTCCAGCGGCCTGCATCCTTCGCTGGACACTCCTTCCGAACAAGCCTGAAAAGAATTAAAAATTAAAAGTTGAGAATTAAAAGTAGGTGGACGGCAATGCAGAAGCGCCATTCACCACTTGACAATTTTTAATTTTTAATTCTCAATTTTTAATTTTCTTACACTCATGGACGAAGAAATTCAGTTTTATCTAAGCGAAGCCGAAGAATCGATGGCTAAGTCGCTGCAGCACACCGGCCTGGAACTCAGCCGTATTCGCGCCGGCAAGGCCTCGCCGGCCATGCTCGATTCGCTGCGCGTAGATTATTACGGCACGCCCACTCCTATTGCGCAGGTGGCCAACGTCTCGACGCCGGACGCGCGCACGTTGTTCATCAAGCCTTGGGAGAAGAACATCATTGCGGAAGTGGTGAAAGCCATCAAAAACAGTGACTTGGGCCTGAATCCGCAGTCTGATGCAGAAGGCGTACGCCTGAACATTCCGCCCATGACCGAGGAGCGCCGCCGCGACCTGGTAAAGCAGGTAAAGCAGGAGTCGGAAAGCGGCAAGGTGCGCATCCGGGGCATCCGCAAGGACGTGAACGAGTCGTTGCGTAAGCTGCAGAAAGACGGAGCCGCTGAGGACGCCATCAAGGATGCCGAAGCCAAGGTGCAGAAAGCCACTGATAGCTACATCGTGCAGATTGATAGCCTGACCACCAAGAAGGAATCGGAAATCATGACCATCTGATCCGGCAACGAACGCAAAAAAGGAGCGGCTCCTGTTTCAACGCCCGATTGGGCGTTGAAACAGGAGCCGCTCCTTTTTTGCGGATCAAACTACTGCTGCCAATAGCCGTTTTTGGCAATTAGCTTCTCAACGGCATCGGGCACCAGATACCGGATGGACTTGCCTTCCTGCAGACTTTGCCGAATGAGCGTAGCGGAGATATCCAGCAACGGCGCGTCCACCACCTTGATGTTGGCACCAGCCACGGCAGCAGATTCTACCGGATGGCCGGGCCGCGGGTAGACGTAGATGCCGAATTCCTGCCGGATGCGGCCGGCGTCGCGCCAGCCATCAAGCCCCAAGAGGTTGTCGCTGCCCATGAGCAGCACAAACTCCCGACCGGGATGCAGGCGGCGGATTTCGTCGAGGGTGGTGATGGTATAGCTGGGCTTGGGCAGCCGCAGTTCCACGTCTGACACCGACAGCAACTCATTGTCGGCGGTGGCGTCCTGCGCCAGAGCCAGACGGTCCTGCTCCGGCAGCAGGTCATGCCCCAGCTTGTACGGGCTCTGCGGCGACACCACCAGCCACACCGCCGACAGATCGGTGTGCGTGGCCATGTACTGCGCCAGAATCAGATGGCCGGTATGGATGGGGTTAAAGGAGCCAAACAGCAGCCCGATCTTGCCGGAAGAGCCGGTTTGGGCGCCTGCTTCCGAACTCACAAGATAGCCGACTCGGCCGTGATGAAGTCGCGCACCAGCTTTTCGGCCTGGGCGGTGGCTTCGTCGAGGTCATCGTTGACAACGGTGACGTCGAAACGGTCCTCGAAGGTCAGCTCGAAGTTGGCCTTGTAGAGCCGCGCCGAGATGCTGGAAGCCGAGTCGGTAGCACGATGGCGCAACCGCTCTTCGAGCACCTCAATGGACGGCGGCTTCACGAAGACGGCCAAGGCCCGGTCTTTGTAAAACTCTTTGATGCTTAAGCCACCCTTCACGTCCACATCCAGGACGGCGTGTTTACCGCTTTCCCAGATGCGCTCTATCTCCGACTTGAGCGTGCCATAAAAGGCGCCTTCGTACACTTCCTCCCACTCCACAAACTCGTCGTGGCGGATTTTCTCCTGGAATTCCTGGACGGAGATGAAGTAGTAGTCTTTTCCGTTGGCTTCGGTACGGCCGCGCTTGTCGCGCGTGCAGGCCGAAATGGAAAAGCTCAGATCCGGTATGGCCGCCATCAGGCGGTGGACGATGGTGGTTTTGCCGGCTCCGGAAGGAGCTGAAAAGGCAATGATTTTACCCTGCATCGAGCAAAATTAGGCCATTTCTGTTTGCAAACGAGACATTATGGTTTGCGGAAGCGAATTTGGGGCGCCTTTGCGGCTGACATGGGTCATCAAAAACCCAATAAACACCCGTTGTTTTTCGATGCTATCGAAGCAGGGCGAGCAATCATCGGCGTGGTGCACGATGTACTGTTCGTCGGCTTCGGTGGGTCGCTGACCCACAACTAGCTGGTCTAGTATCGTATTCACACGTTCACAGTCAGCAACGGGCGCTTGCGCCTGATGGGTGGAGGATGAGGAGTGGGTAGAGGTGTTTTCCATGGTGCAACCCGTTGCGGTTAGCGGTTAGTAATTGTCGGTATCGTCCTCCGGCTCTGCCTCCGGCTCTGCCTCCGTGTTGCCGGAGTCGGCACCGTAGCCCATCGATTGGGCGTACTTTTCAAGCTTTTCTTTCAGGAAATTGCGGGCCCGGTGCAACCGGGACCGTACCGTACCGATAGGGATATCCAGCACTTTGGCCATTTCCTCGTAGGTGAACCCTTCCAGGTCGCAGAGGATGATGACGGTGCGGAAATCCACGGGCAGCGAGTTGAGTGCGCTAGCCACTTCGTCGCCGATGAGGTCGCGCACGGCTTGCTGCCGCATATCAGACGAGGTACCACCCGCGTCGCTGTCGGACTCGACGTCTTCCGAATTGTAGTAGCCCTCAATTTCGCTGTAGTCGACCTTGGCGGGTTGTTTACTCTTCTTCCGGAAGTCGTTGATGAACGAGTTTTTCAGGATGCGAAACAGCCATGCCTTGGCGTTGGTTCCCTGCTCGAAGTACTCGAAGAAGCGGTACGCCTTCAGATAGGTCTCCTGCACAAGGTCGTTGGCGTCGTCTTCATCGAGGGTGAGACGGAACGCGAAATTGTACAGAGAGTCGATTACAGGCATCAATTCGGCCTGAAACCGGCGGTCTTTTTCTTCTTTACTAAGCTTCGGAACCCGTTCGGGAGAGTCGCTCATAAGGGGGGCGCGGCAAAGTACGGCGGGGGTGAAATAAAATCCGCCATGTAAACAAATGTACTGATTATCCTATCTCGCTCAAGCAGTTTGAGCCAAGTGCGTATTGCGGGTCTGCCGCTCGGCAGCTACAACCAGAAAGCCGTAGAGAAACACGAACAGGCTGAACCCAATCTGCATCTGTAACAGCGTATCGACCAGATTGGCGATGCCCATCATCAGCAGGAAGTGTACAACGTACGGGTTTTGGCGGAGCGCAGGTTGCAAAAATGGTCCGAATAGCACAAAAAGCCAGAGCAATAAGCCCACAATGCCGCCGCCTACCAAGGCCTCCAGGTACTGATTGTGGGTCATTACCCAGTTTTTGGGCAGCAAGCCGTAATCCTGGTAGCTGTACTGGTCCAGCATGGCGGCATCTACATCTGCGGGGGCCACGCCCGCAACCGGATACTGGCTGATGATGACGGTGGCCGTTTTCCAGGCGGCAAAGCGCTTGGCCAGGGAGTAGTCATTGATGTCGCGGCCGGAGCGGTACTGGTTGACGTCGTCGAGGGTAACGTTGACGCGCTGCTGGATGGGTTCGAGGGTATAGTAGGTCAGAAGCGGCACTCCAATCAGCGCCAGCACTACCACGGCGCCCAGCACGTAGCGGCGCCGCAATACAACCAGCAGGCCGGCATCGAGCAGCAGCATGCCGTAGAGCACCATGAGCCCAGTGCGGTAAGCCAGCACATGCATCACCACAAACAAAATGGCCGAGCAGGCCAGCAGCACGTTGCGCACTACCGGCAGAGCCAGCACGCTACGCCGCATCAGCAGCGCGAAGAAGAAGGCCAGCGCCAGCATGATGCTGAAGTGGATATGAAAGACGCCCGTGATGGCCGGCACATTGTGGCCGATGCTGATTTCGTAGTTGGCCGTTTCCGGGTCGAGCAGGTAGCGGCCGAGCGTACCCAGCGCCAGCAACGTGCCCAGCCCGACGAACAGGAGCCCTACCCCAAACCGCTGCCGCAGACTCAGGGGCACCGCCACGGCAAAAGCCAGCGGCACAATTACCAGGGGCAGCTTGCGGTAGACTTCGTGGCGCCAGATGTCGGTTTCGGATGTGTAGACCACGCTCAGCAGCCAGAACAGGTACATCAGGGCCATGCCCAGCACGGTTTGCAGGCGGGTGCAGGCCCGTAGCTGCTGGCGCAGGTGCGGCTGGGCTAGCACGGCCAGCACCCCCACCACCGAGCTGAGCGCTACGAGGGCCCGCGACGCAAACAGCCCCGTAACGGCGGCCAGGCTTCCCAGCAGCAACAGGTATTGCGACAAACGACCATCAGCATAGAGCTGGCGCAGGGAGAAAGGTGAGACGGAAGTTGTAGTCATAAACAATGAAATGAGCGGAGCGCGGAGCCCTCCCTCAGCTTGGCAAGATAAGCGGCGGCCAAGCAAGAACCCGGCCGGCCACTTCGACGGCGGCCAGTGCCTTGATGCAGGTGCAAGCAGCCGGCTGCGTTCGGCAGTCCTGGCAGTCAGGCCGGTCAAACACCACGTATTCGGCTAGCGGCCCCAGCGGCGCCCAGCGTCCGGGATGCATGGGCCGGATGGGCGGGTACAGCCCCAGCGCGTGCCGGCCCAGGGCCGCCGCCAGATGCAGCGGACCGGTACTGCCTGCCACCAGCCCATCGGTGGCGGCAATGAAGGCCAGAAACTCCGGTAGCGGAAGCTGCCCGGTGAGGTCAGCGGCCAGATATGACTGGTGTTCCCGCAGCCACTCCCGCAATTCTTCGCCTTCGGCGGCCGTGCCGGTGATGAAGACGCGGTGCCCGGCCTGGTGCAGCAACCGGGCCAGCTGGCCGAAATGCGCCAAGCCCCACTCCCGGGCGCTGCCCCGGCTGCGCGGGTGCAAAATGACGTTGAGCTGGCCGGGCCGGCGGGCCGCCAGTAGCTCGCGCAAAACTGGCCGCAACGCTACAACGGGCCGCAGCCGCACTAATTGCGCTACCTCCGGCAGGCTGAGCGTACCGGCAGGGCCGAGGCTGCCTAGTAGCTGCAGGTTCAGCTGGGCTTCATGTAGTGGCGAGTGGCGGCGGCTGAGTGCTACCAGTTGGTTGCAGGTAAGCCAGTGAAACCAGCGGCTGCGGGTGCCGATGCGGTGCCGGATGCCGGCCTGGCGGGCCAGCCGGGCTACTGCTTTGCTGGGGAAAACGTGCAGAATGGTGTCGGCGGCGGTGGCACGCAGGGCGGCTACCTGGCCGGCGACAGGCAGCTGCAGCAGCTCATCGAGGTTGAGGAATCCGTCGAGCCAGGGGCAGGCGTCGGCTACGGCCTGGGTGTAGGTGCGGCCCAGCAGCAGCACCCGGCAGCCCGGAAACAGCTGCTTCAGGCGGCCCGCTACCGGCAGCGTGAGCACCACGTCGCCGATGGCATCGGTGCGGCTAATGAGGAAAGTGCGGCTCATGCAGCGGCTTTGGTTTTCAGCTTGGCAAACTTCAGAAATACGCCCCAGGCCGAAATAACGGCAATGCTCAGGCCGGCAAACCCATCAAGGAAGCCCAACCGAAAAAAATAGCCGTGCACAAACTTCCACCACGGCTTGAGCAGCAGGTGAAACAACGTGACCCGACGCCGGCCCCGCAGCCACAACTCCTCGGCCGCAATGCTGGTGAACCGGTTGAGCTGCTGCACGTGCTGCTCAACGGAGGTGTAGGAGTAGTGCAGGGCGTCGCCCTGCAGAGCCCCAACCGGCTGCCCAGGTTGCATTTCGTACCGCTCGTGCAGCAATAAACCTTCCCAGCGGCCCAGGCGCCGGTCGTAGAGGCGCAGTTTGCGGTCGGGGTACCAGCCGCCGTGGCGCACCCAGCTACCGCAGTAGTTGGTGAGGCGGGCCAGGGTGTAGCCGCCGCCCTGCCAGTTTTGAGTTGCCGCGACTATACTCTGTCGCAGCTCTTCGGTCAGCACTTCGTCGGCGTCGAGCTGCAGCACATAGTCGTAGCGGGCCTGGGCGGTGGCGTAGTTTTTCTGTTCGACGTAGCCCTCAAAAGCGTGTTGTATCACGCGGGCACCCAGCTGCTGGCAGATAGCCACGGTACCGTCGGTGGAGAAGCTGTCTACCACCACCACATCGTCGGAGAGGCCGCGCACGGCTTCCAGGCAGCGGCCGATGTTGGCTTCTTCGTTGAAGGTGATAATGACGATGGAGAGCGGGACAACAGGCATAGGCCGGCAAATATCGGGCTTTTGGCGCGGAGGCTAACGCTGAGGGTTACCTGACAGCTAGCGGCGGCATTGACGGTATCCGTTCATCTACTTCCTAGTTGGTTATGCGTCCACTGATCCTGTTGCTGTTATTACTGGGGCTGCTGACCAGCTGCGAGGCCCCTACTGCCGAGTTTGACGCTTTCCAGCTGCCCCGGCCCGTGAATCTGGCCCGCGTGCTGGGGCCGACGCCAGTACTGCTGAGCAACCACGACACGCTGGCGCTACGCCTGCAGTTCGATGCCGCTACTGGCTTCACAAGTTTTGCGCTGGCGGGTGATTCTGCTGATGAAAACTGGTTTACGGCCCGGGCCTTTCGGTTTCGGGGGCTGTACTACCTGGTAGAAGAACGGCCAGATTCCGGCTGCTGGGTGCACGCCGTCCGCATCCGACGGGGGCAGGTGCAGGGCTTGGGTACCGGCTTTGCGCAGATGCTGGACCTGAGCCTGGCCGCCCGGCAAGGCCGCTGGCCAGCGCTGGTGCGGTTCCGCTCCCCGGATGGCGACAGTGTGCGGCTGCGCTTCGACCGGCGGCAGCTGCGGTCATTCTACGTGGCCGAAGTCGACAGCTTTATTACGTACCGGCTGGCCACGGCACCGGCTGCCGGACCCCGCTCCACGCCGGTGCTGGCTGCTGGTGCGGTGCTGCTGCCGCGCCTGTATCCCAACCCGGCCAGCACCACCGCCACGGTAGATTTTGGGGAAGCCGCTGCCCGCCAAGTGCAGCTCTACGACGAACGGGGCCGGCTGTTGCAGTCGTACCCGGTTGCGGCTTCGCAGCTGGCCCTGCCGGTAGCCGGCCTGCCCAATGGCACCTATTCGGTGCGCGTGCAGGCGCCCGACAAGGCTCGGCCGACCACTCTGCGCCTGCTGGTGGCCCACTGACCGCCGCACTTTCAACTTCGCCCCCAGGCCTGCGTATAGCCGCTCAGCCATTCAGCCTTTTTTATGAGCGAAGTATCACA from Hymenobacter canadensis harbors:
- the gmk gene encoding guanylate kinase, with translation MQGKIIAFSAPSGAGKTTIVHRLMAAIPDLSFSISACTRDKRGRTEANGKDYYFISVQEFQEKIRHDEFVEWEEVYEGAFYGTLKSEIERIWESGKHAVLDVDVKGGLSIKEFYKDRALAVFVKPPSIEVLEERLRHRATDSASSISARLYKANFELTFEDRFDVTVVNDDLDEATAQAEKLVRDFITAESAIL
- a CDS encoding glycosyltransferase family 2 protein gives rise to the protein MPVVPLSIVIITFNEEANIGRCLEAVRGLSDDVVVVDSFSTDGTVAICQQLGARVIQHAFEGYVEQKNYATAQARYDYVLQLDADEVLTEELRQSIVAATQNWQGGGYTLARLTNYCGSWVRHGGWYPDRKLRLYDRRLGRWEGLLLHERYEMQPGQPVGALQGDALHYSYTSVEQHVQQLNRFTSIAAEELWLRGRRRVTLFHLLLKPWWKFVHGYFFRLGFLDGFAGLSIAVISAWGVFLKFAKLKTKAAA
- a CDS encoding biotin/lipoyl-containing protein, whose amino-acid sequence is MLQVSTSPTQTWAVDYRATGAITLDGQPFAWDLVVLGPGRFHVLHDGRSYVAEVVSADYATKSFQFKLNGQQLEVQAKDRFDLLLDKLGMNNAAASKVNELKAPMPGLIVDIRVAPGQQVQKGDPLLVLEAMKMENILKAPGDGTVGAIKIGLRDNVTKGQVLIQFS
- the pyrH gene encoding UMP kinase, yielding MKYTRILLKLSGEALMGQQQYGIDAVRLMQYAEEIKKVAATGTQVAVVIGGGNIFRGVQAEAFGLDRVQGDYMGMLATVINSMALQSALEKLNVNTRLLSGVTIQRVCEPYIRRRALRHLEKGRVVIFGAGIGSPYFTTDSAASLRAIEIEADVVLKGTRVDGIYTADPEKDPTAVRYPTITFDEVMAKNLNVMDMTAFTLCKENNLPIIVFDMNKEGNLQRLIEGETVGTLVTMEHPKPTETNSTSSGLHPSLDTPSEQA
- the nadD gene encoding nicotinate (nicotinamide) nucleotide adenylyltransferase; this encodes MSSEAGAQTGSSGKIGLLFGSFNPIHTGHLILAQYMATHTDLSAVWLVVSPQSPYKLGHDLLPEQDRLALAQDATADNELLSVSDVELRLPKPSYTITTLDEIRRLHPGREFVLLMGSDNLLGLDGWRDAGRIRQEFGIYVYPRPGHPVESAAVAGANIKVVDAPLLDISATLIRQSLQEGKSIRYLVPDAVEKLIAKNGYWQQ
- a CDS encoding T9SS type A sorting domain-containing protein; translated protein: MRPLILLLLLLGLLTSCEAPTAEFDAFQLPRPVNLARVLGPTPVLLSNHDTLALRLQFDAATGFTSFALAGDSADENWFTARAFRFRGLYYLVEERPDSGCWVHAVRIRRGQVQGLGTGFAQMLDLSLAARQGRWPALVRFRSPDGDSVRLRFDRRQLRSFYVAEVDSFITYRLATAPAAGPRSTPVLAAGAVLLPRLYPNPASTTATVDFGEAAARQVQLYDERGRLLQSYPVAASQLALPVAGLPNGTYSVRVQAPDKARPTTLRLLVAH
- a CDS encoding O-antigen ligase family protein → MTTTSVSPFSLRQLYADGRLSQYLLLLGSLAAVTGLFASRALVALSSVVGVLAVLAQPHLRQQLRACTRLQTVLGMALMYLFWLLSVVYTSETDIWRHEVYRKLPLVIVPLAFAVAVPLSLRQRFGVGLLFVGLGTLLALGTLGRYLLDPETANYEISIGHNVPAITGVFHIHFSIMLALAFFFALLMRRSVLALPVVRNVLLACSAILFVVMHVLAYRTGLMVLYGMLLLDAGLLVVLRRRYVLGAVVVLALIGVPLLTYYTLEPIQQRVNVTLDDVNQYRSGRDINDYSLAKRFAAWKTATVIISQYPVAGVAPADVDAAMLDQYSYQDYGLLPKNWVMTHNQYLEALVGGGIVGLLLWLFVLFGPFLQPALRQNPYVVHFLLMMGIANLVDTLLQMQIGFSLFVFLYGFLVVAAERQTRNTHLAQTA
- the frr gene encoding ribosome recycling factor, whose amino-acid sequence is MDEEIQFYLSEAEESMAKSLQHTGLELSRIRAGKASPAMLDSLRVDYYGTPTPIAQVANVSTPDARTLFIKPWEKNIIAEVVKAIKNSDLGLNPQSDAEGVRLNIPPMTEERRRDLVKQVKQESESGKVRIRGIRKDVNESLRKLQKDGAAEDAIKDAEAKVQKATDSYIVQIDSLTTKKESEIMTI
- a CDS encoding sigma-70 family RNA polymerase sigma factor: MSDSPERVPKLSKEEKDRRFQAELMPVIDSLYNFAFRLTLDEDDANDLVQETYLKAYRFFEYFEQGTNAKAWLFRILKNSFINDFRKKSKQPAKVDYSEIEGYYNSEDVESDSDAGGTSSDMRQQAVRDLIGDEVASALNSLPVDFRTVIILCDLEGFTYEEMAKVLDIPIGTVRSRLHRARNFLKEKLEKYAQSMGYGADSGNTEAEPEAEPEDDTDNY
- a CDS encoding glycosyltransferase family 9 protein; its protein translation is MSRTFLISRTDAIGDVVLTLPVAGRLKQLFPGCRVLLLGRTYTQAVADACPWLDGFLNLDELLQLPVAGQVAALRATAADTILHVFPSKAVARLARQAGIRHRIGTRSRWFHWLTCNQLVALSRRHSPLHEAQLNLQLLGSLGPAGTLSLPEVAQLVRLRPVVALRPVLRELLAARRPGQLNVILHPRSRGSAREWGLAHFGQLARLLHQAGHRVFITGTAAEGEELREWLREHQSYLAADLTGQLPLPEFLAFIAATDGLVAGSTGPLHLAAALGRHALGLYPPIRPMHPGRWAPLGPLAEYVVFDRPDCQDCRTQPAACTCIKALAAVEVAGRVLAWPPLILPS